The Caldisericum sp. DNA segment CAAGGACAATGAAATCCTCTGGATAGATTTCTCCAAATTGTTTTGTATAACTCAGAAGAAGGCTGTCAATAGCCCTTCTCATTGAAAGAAAAGTTGCATTCAAAATATTTAAGGATTCTATTTCTTCAACGGATGCGGTACCTACACCAAAGGCAATTGCGTGATTTATAATTTCGTTAAAAAGTAAAAATCTTTTCTTTGGGATAAGTTTTTTACTGTCCTTTACGCCTTCTATTCTGTGCTCTATGATTACAGCAGCCGATACAACTGGACCTGCAAGAGGTCCTCTTCCCGCTTCATCAATCCCTATTTTAAGGATTTTCCCCACTGTAAGCAATAAGACTCTGTATATGATTTATAGGCCAGTAAACAAGTACAGCACGTCCAATAATGCTTGAAATTTTTATAGGACCAAATGCCCTTGAATCAAGACTAACAGACCTATTGTCACCCATTACAAAAACAGAGTCGTAAGGGACTTTCACTTCAGGCATATCAGACATTGGAGAATCTACATAAGGCTCTTTAAGAGGTTTGCCATTAATATAAACAACGCCATTCTGGATTGAAACAGTTTCTCCTGGAAGTCCAATTACCCTCTTTATGTATTTATCATTTGGATTATTAGGGGGGATAAACACAACCACATCCCCCCTGTGGGGCTTCGAAAACCTGTAAGTAATTTTCTCTACAAGCACAAGGTCGTTCGGCTCAAGGGTTGCAACCATTGAGGTCATTTGAACCCTGAAGGGCTGAATAACATAAGCCCTGAGCAAGAAAGAAATAGCAAAAGCAACTACTATTAAAACAATCCAGCTTTTAAGTTCTTTCTGAAAATCACTCATTTATTAAGCGTTATTTTCCTCTGAGTTATTAGTAGTTTCTACCTTCTCGGTATTTTCAACTTTTTCTTTTACATTCTGGGCTTTACCAAGTCTTTCTCTAAGATAGTAGAGTTTTGCCCTTCTAACATCACCTTTTCTCTTTACTTCAATTTTTTTTACAAGAGGTGAGTGCAACGGAAAAACCCTCTCTACACCAACACCATAGGAGACTTTCCTAACAGTAAAAGTCTCGTTAATGCCGCCGCC contains these protein-coding regions:
- a CDS encoding ribonuclease HII, coding for MGKILKIGIDEAGRGPLAGPVVSAAVIIEHRIEGVKDSKKLIPKKRFLLFNEIINHAIAFGVGTASVEEIESLNILNATFLSMRRAIDSLLLSYTKQFGEIYPEDFIVLVDGNKPIPDIPFKVKAIVNGDNLIYEISCASIIAKVYRDNIMVALANAYPQYGFEKNKGYGTKEHFEALKKFGISPVHRKKFVRGLENVTLFG
- the lepB gene encoding signal peptidase I, with the translated sequence MSDFQKELKSWIVLIVVAFAISFLLRAYVIQPFRVQMTSMVATLEPNDLVLVEKITYRFSKPHRGDVVVFIPPNNPNDKYIKRVIGLPGETVSIQNGVVYINGKPLKEPYVDSPMSDMPEVKVPYDSVFVMGDNRSVSLDSRAFGPIKISSIIGRAVLVYWPINHIQSLIAYSGENP
- the rplS gene encoding 50S ribosomal protein L19, yielding MKEILKEIEKEYLKERPDFSVGDTVRVHAIVKEGGKERVQVFEGIVIAKNGGGINETFTVRKVSYGVGVERVFPLHSPLVKKIEVKRKGDVRRAKLYYLRERLGKAQNVKEKVENTEKVETTNNSEENNA